One Gemmatimonadota bacterium genomic region harbors:
- a CDS encoding PTS sugar transporter subunit IIA yields the protein MLLTDLLTPERIRIPLQATTKDELLRELVEVVTRGDGVDDAEDVLRAVREREAVLSTGIGSGVAIPHGKSAFLPDLRLAAGRTAVPVDFGALDGQPVRLFFLLVGPEHAAGPHIKALSRISRLVRDEAVRRDLIAAADAQAFYRALQQAEGS from the coding sequence TTGCTGCTGACCGACCTGCTGACGCCTGAGCGCATCAGGATTCCGCTCCAGGCCACTACCAAGGACGAGTTGCTCCGCGAACTGGTCGAGGTTGTCACGCGTGGGGATGGCGTAGACGATGCGGAGGACGTACTTCGTGCGGTGCGCGAGCGGGAGGCGGTGCTCTCGACCGGGATCGGGAGCGGCGTGGCGATCCCGCATGGCAAGTCGGCGTTCCTTCCAGACCTGCGCCTGGCGGCAGGGCGCACGGCTGTGCCCGTAGATTTTGGTGCGCTGGATGGCCAGCCGGTGCGCCTGTTCTTCCTGCTGGTCGGTCCGGAGCACGCAGCCGGCCCGCACATCAAGGCGCTGAGCCGTATTTCCCGTCTGGTGCGCGACGAGGCTGTGCGCCGCGACCTGATTGCGGCGGCCGATGCACAGGCCTTTTACCGCGCCCTGCAGCAAGCAGAAGGCAGTTGA